Proteins encoded in a region of the Triticum dicoccoides isolate Atlit2015 ecotype Zavitan chromosome 3A, WEW_v2.0, whole genome shotgun sequence genome:
- the LOC119267257 gene encoding ubiquitin-conjugating enzyme E2 2-like: MSTPSRKRLMRDFKRLMQDPPAGISGAPQDNNIMLWNAVIFGPDDSPWDGGTFKLTLQFNEEYPNKPPTVRFISRMFHPNIYADGSICLDILQNQWSPIYDVAAILTSIQSLLCDPNPNSPANSEAARMFSENKREYNRKVREIVEQSWTAD, translated from the exons ATGTCGACTCCTTCAAGGAAGAGGCTGATGAGGGACTTCAAGCGGCTGATGCAGGACCCTCCTGCGGGCATAAGCGGGGCGCCGCAggacaacaacataatgctttggaATGCTGTGATTTTTGG CCCTGACGATAGCCCGTGGGATGGAG GCACGTTTAAGCTGACTCTCCAGTTTAATGAAGAATATCCTAATAAGCCACCAACAGTTCGGTTTATTTCTCGGATGTTTCACCCTAACA TTTATGCTGATGGAAGCATATGCTTAGATATTCTACAGAATCAGTGGAGCCCAATATATGATGTAGCTGCTATACTTACATCTATCCAG TCGCTGCTGTGTGATCCTAACCCGAATTCGCCTGCTAACTCAGAAGCTGCCCGCATGTTCAGTGAGAACAAGCGAGAGTACAACCGCAAAGTGCGGGAGATTGTTGAGCAGAGCTGGACGGCAGACTAA